From the genome of Balaenoptera ricei isolate mBalRic1 chromosome 13, mBalRic1.hap2, whole genome shotgun sequence:
tataaattatatataaattttatatatgtatatacataaacacacacacacacacacacacatataagtcTTTTGACGTCCGGTATGGCAAGTTCTCTTACCTTattctttaaatatactttttgattttccaaaaaattttgGAATCAGCCTGTCAAGTTCCATGAAAAATTCTACTGGAATTTTGAGTAGCGATTCATtgaatttatttaagtcttccttaatatatttcaatgaaGCTTTATCATTTTCTCTACATTAGTTTTACATGTCCTTTGTTAGATTCATTTCTAAgtacttattttttgttgtttttcaaaaaagtatcttaaaaaaaatcttttgcatTATGTATTGGAAGACATGTATCAAAAAATGCACAGAGAACTCAGTGAATTGGTAAAAAGTGAACAggtaccaggaaaaaaaaaaaaaatctgcctagaACCCTACATGCTCTCCCTTCATTCTTTCAATCTCCCCCAGGCTGAGCATAACACCCCATTTTAAATGCAACAAATTACTTATATttctgaactttatataaatggaataatacaacaCATAGCCTTTATGTCTTGCTTTCTTCTCTTACATTATATTTGTAAGACTCGTTAAGtgttaaaaacatatatttgtcttttactCAGTCTCATTTACTAGTTACTATTCAACAGTGTTAATATGCTACAATTCACTCATACTACTGGAAAAATAAtggcataataaatataaaaataatggcaTCTGGGTAATTGCCAGTTTGGAGCTATTACGAAAACTGCTGTAAAGAATATTCATGTGGCAGAGGAGACACCACCACCGCAGTTGCCGCCACCTCCGGGATTTCTGGCTCTTTTCTCTTCGCCTTAAATTCAGGTGTCTTTTATGAATAATCAAAAGCAGCAAAAGGCAACGCTATCAGGCCAGGgttttaaaaccagaaaaagagatgaaaaagaggTTTGACTCTACTCAGTTTCAAGACTGCATTATTCAAGGCTTAACTGAAACTGGTACTGATTTGGAAGCAGTAGCAAAGTTTCTTGATGCTTCTGGAGCAAAACTTGATTACTGCCGATATGcagaaacactctttgacattctGGTGGCCGGTGGAATGCTGGCCCCAGGTGGTACactggcagatgacatgatgcatACAGATGTCTGTGTGTTCGGAGCACAAGAAGACCTAGAGACGATGTAAGCATTTGCTCAGGTTTTTAACAAGTTAATCAGGTGCTACAAATACCTGGAGAAAGGTTTTGAAGATGAAGTTAAAAAGCTGCTGCTGTTCTTAAAGGGTTTTTCAGAGTCGGAGAGGAACAAGCTGGCTATGTTGACCAGTGTTCTTCTGGCTAATGGAACACTTAATGCATCCATTCTTAATAGCCTTTATAATGAGAATTTGGTTAAAGAAGGGGTTTCAGCAGCTTTTGCTGTAAAGCTCTTTAAATCatggataaatgaaaaagatatcaATGCAGTAGCTCCAAGTCTTCGGAAAGTGAGCATGGATAACAGACTGATGGAACTTTTTCCTGCCAATAAACAAAGCATTGAACACTTCACAAAGTATTTTACTGAGGCAGGCTTGAAAGAGCTTTCAGAGTATGTTTGGAATCAGCAAACCATAGGAGCTCGTAAGGAACTCCAGAAAGAACTTCGAGAACAGATGTCCCGTGGTGATCCATTTAAGGATAAAATTTTGTATGTCAAGGAGGAGATGAAAAAAAACAACATCCCAGAACCAGTTGTCATCGGAATAGTATGGTCCAGTGTAATGAGCACCGTGGAATGGAACAAAAAAGAGGAGCTTGTAGCAGAGCAAGCCATCAAGCGCTTGAAGCAATACAGCCCTCTCCTTGCTGCCTTTACAACTCAAGGTCAGTCTGAGCTGACTCTGTTACTGAAGATTCAGGATTATTGCTATGACAACATTCATTTCATGAAAGCCTTCCAGAAAACAGTGGTGCTTTTTTATAAAGCTGAAGTTCTGAGTGAAGAACCCATTCTGAAGTGGTATAAAGATGCACATGCTGCCAAGGGGAAACGTGTCTTCCTTGAGCAAATGAAAAAGTTTGGAGAGTGGCTCAAAAATGCTGAAGAAGAATCTGAGTCTGAAGCTGAAGAGGGTGACTGAATTTGAAACTACATCCTCAGTAAAGCAAACAGGAGTTGTAGATAAAACGTCATGTCTCATGTGTCCTGGTTCTTACATCTTCCTACCTCCCTATATCAAGCATGATATAAGGGCTTTCATGGCAAAGTTCATTTTAACTGTTTCTATGGTTACTGGAAATGTTGGATTTAGTTTCTAAAACCATGTTTTAGAACTAGTCTATCTGGGAgaatccttctttgtctcttccagcttctagtgaACCCTAGTGCTCCCTGGCTTTGgacagcataactccaatctctgctgtcttcacatggcctcctcttctcttttttttttttttaattaattaattaatttatttatttttggctgtgttgggtcttcatttctgtgcgagggctttctctagttgcggtgagtgggggccactcttcatcgtggtgcgcgggcctctcactgtcgcggcctctcttgttgcggagcacaagctccagatgcacaggctcagtaattgtggctcacgggcccagttgctccgcggcatgtgggatcttcccagaccaagacttgaacccgtgtcccctgcattggcaggcagattctcaaccaccgcgccagcagggaagccctcctctttTTATAAGTACACTAATCATTGGATTTAAGGCCCACCCTACATCCAGGATGATATAACCTAGAGATCTTTAACTagtgacatctgcaaagaccctatttccaaataacatcACATTCTGAAGTTTCctgtggacatgaattttggggggattaCTACTTAACCCATAAAAcagatttttgtttcagtttgttATTCcatgtttttattgttgagttctaATTTAGCTACACTGTAGTCAAAGAAACTGTTCTGTTTGAACATCAATTCTTCAAAACCAACAGCTTCATCAATTTTTCTAAGTGTTCCGTGTGTTCTTTAAAACATGAAAAGTTCTCTATAGTAAGtcaaattttaaattccatttttaaatcttgtctactttaattttctttcctggtCTCTCAGTTTCTGATAGATATGTACTGTTGGGTTTACCTATATTTTCCTGTCATTTTTCCTGCATAGAAGTttgagtaaaagaaaataaagtcaaatttTATCTCATTGGTATATTTGAGCCTTTTGTTCTTACGTGGTAAActcataatatatattaatattttttggcCTGGAATTTTATTTTGTCAATATTAACATTGCTCATTAGCTTTATTTTAGTTAGTATTTGCCAAAtatatcattttccatctcttCCATGTTTTGGGAGGGAAGGCAAAATAAACTATAATCTAATCAAAATAACATATACAAATGGTTTTGAAAGTCAAACAGTTCCAGTAAACTTGTAACAGAAATCAACAGTTTTCAAATACCACCAATTTATTTAGCCATTTCTTCTAGTATCACTATCCTTGTTTGCAAATAACATGCTTTACATTGCAGTATCCTTTTTAGttccagaaattattttttgatttccttctaTGATCAATATGGATTTACCTTTTATAGAACTTTCCTGTCACACCCATATTCCCTCAATCTATCTTCTGAAAAGTTTTAGCCCTATATTAATGTTCATTGTTTATACATTATGTAAATAGTAGTCATGATGATTAAATCAATATTCAGTGATTGTGTTATGTTTCTATTATTCACAGTTAAACCAACTAGTATACTGtaatcacatttattttcttttacaaagttTTGCTTTTACTGAGGAGTTAATAATTGCCTATTTTTGCATGTGCTATGTTTCTATATACCAATCCCTACATCATCCTCATAAATGTAAAGAGAATTGAAAATCTCTTCTAAATACAGTCAACTACATAAGGTATTCTATCAACTTGACCTTTTTCTTGCAGTCCTCAATCTGAACTTGTTCTAGATCTTCTGTACCACCACTGCAATGGCAattcctttcccctctctcctaTGTTGGCCCCATTTCCTCCATCCCATGttttcctttaacaaatattaaatctACTCCTTCGTTTTATTTAGTGAAATAGTTTTCCCTCAGAATTTCAAGGCATTACTCCTTTGGTTTCTAGTTCcatgtattatttttgaaaagcttAATGTCagtctaatttgcatttctttatatggtACCTGTTTTCTTCCTGGAAGCTTTCAGAATCTCTTTCCTTGCCAGTGTTTCAAAATTTCAAGGTCATGTGCCGTCGTGTGGATTTTTACGTACATGACAGTTCCTATTAACGTGGAAATTCATATCCTTCAGTTTTGGAATTTATTCCTATATTAGTCCTTTGAGTCCTTCTTTTCTATCTTCTCTATTATCTCTATGGAACAcctgttttttgatgttgacccTTTGGGGCcaatcttgaattttttttcttttcccttctttttatgtTCTGTTTCCTAACAGATTTTCTCACTTTTATATTCCAATCCTTCTACTGAGATTGTTACTTCTGGTATATTTAATGGGCTCACTTAGCTATTATACAAAAGTCACTATTCAATTTTCCCCAGCAGGTATCTTCCCCCTATTCTTCTTAATCCTTTAAAGTGAGAGGCTCTGAGGCTGGGCTTCTCTGACGGTGAAATAGGAGGACTTTTCCTTAGGATGCAAAGTCTGGAAATAGACCAACAATAATAGTAGCAGTAGACCCCCATAACAAGTGGGAGGTTATAGGGGTCCCTCAGTTAACAAAGCCCAACTTTATTTCACACACATCATCCTTACCAAATGCAAACTAGAGGTGAGTTATATTTGGTAAGTTCATTGTGCAGACTTCTGATGGAGTTCCCTTAGTCTATCACTTTGTTCCCTGTCAATTTTTCCATATCCACCTCCTTCTCAATTGTCTGACAGTGGGATCACAGGGTTATCTATATGTACCAAATTGCCACTAGTATATGAGAGTTTTTATTTATGAACTATACTTTGCaaaaatatttgcctttctaTTTACTTGGCAGCCTCCATGTTAACTGGCAGATGTGCTTCTtttatcttatttcaaaagactTCAAAATGCTTTTCAGGGCAACAAAAAGTTATCTGGAAGAATAAATGTGTGCACTTTAGCAAGCAGCCTTTCATTCGGTTTCCTCATAAAAGCATTAACAACATCACATGAAGTCATTAACACTATGCCAAAACTGGAACATAGAGCCAGCCTATGTTTGAATACTGCCCCGGGATCAGTAGGTCCTATTTGGCTAATAGCTATGCGCAGGAATAAAAAACTGTAAATGCAACAAAGCAACACACGCAAGTATACATGTAGAATTTTCAGTGGCTCCTggaattttcatttaataaatactacTGTGCATCAGTTAAAGAAGCACAATGTCAGGGatgcaaagggaaaaacaaatcatGCAGACTCCTAAAGATTAAAAGCTTTTATAAAACAGTGGGGCCTATATCTAGGGGCAAGGATGAAAACTCAAATACCCACAGTCACCAGACTGACAAGGTAGATGTATGAAGTGGACTGAGTCTGAGACTCGTGGGGACTGAAGCAAACAGGAGAATGTATGTCCTCTCTGCAGAGGACAACCATGCCTCAGGGTCAACGATAACTGCCATGGAGGAATACAAGTTGAGTGCAACTACATATTCTGACTTCTCAAGGGAAGCCCAAAATCTTAATTTAAGATGTTGGCAgcaaaagttttcaaaatttaaaacaccaTGTGAGCCACACAGTTTACTGCAGAATCCAACCTATGAGATATTAGTTTGTACCATCTGACAGATAAATTCATGAGGCATTTTAATCCAgattttctatgaattttagtctttaaaacatacttaaatggatattatttcatttcaaaagTTGCAATATATTTCCCATAGTGAAAATAAAgtctacagttttaaaaaatctaaagcatttaaaaagattttatattttccttcttgcACATATCCAATAAAACAGCTAGGAGAAAAGTTTGCAttaacaaagcagaaaaaaaagaaagcctggaCAATACTCTCATTTAAgatgaacatgaaaaaaaaaggccacagaATACACAAAGCCAATCCAGTCACCTGCATTATCTTTCTGAAAGGGTTTTTTCCCCATTGACAAGGATGCCTTAGTTACCACCCTCTTACTGTAGATCCCCTCTTTATGTTTAATGTTAACAGTGTCTGCCACATCCTCATCCCTTGTGCCTAGCACCTGAGCCGGGAAATCTGGAGCAATGGCATCATTGGATcctacagaaaaatggaaaagtagtACAGTTAACACAAGTACAGattgaagaaagacaaaaaatttaCCTCTTAAACCACTTCTATAAAAAAGGCACTACCATGGGAGTGTTACAGGGTAATCAGAAGGAGACATGAGTCAAACTGAAGCTGTCAGAAATGTACAATATTGCAACAATATACTGGAGAAGCAAGTGACATAAGAGGA
Proteins encoded in this window:
- the LOC132376643 gene encoding eIF5-mimic protein 2-like; this translates as MLLEQNLITADMQKHSLTFWWPVECWPQVFNKLIRCYKYLEKGFEDEVKKLLLFLKGFSESERNKLAMLTSVLLANGTLNASILNSLYNENLVKEGVSAAFAVKLFKSWINEKDINAVAPSLRKVSMDNRLMELFPANKQSIEHFTKYFTEAGLKELSEYVWNQQTIGARKELQKELREQMSRGDPFKDKILYVKEEMKKNNIPEPVVIGIVWSSVMSTVEWNKKEELVAEQAIKRLKQYSPLLAAFTTQGQSELTLLLKIQDYCYDNIHFMKAFQKTVVLFYKAEVLSEEPILKWYKDAHAAKGKRVFLEQMKKFGEWLKNAEEESESEAEEGD